In Musa acuminata AAA Group cultivar baxijiao chromosome BXJ2-3, Cavendish_Baxijiao_AAA, whole genome shotgun sequence, the following proteins share a genomic window:
- the LOC103978192 gene encoding NEDD8-conjugating enzyme Ubc12: protein MIKLFKLKDQKRQDAANSSGNAPAKKQSAGELRLHKDISELNLPKSTIISFPNGEDDLMNFEISIRPDEGYYQGGRFVFTFQVSPSYPHEPPKVKCKTKVYHPNIDLEGNVCLNILREDWKPVLNINTVIYGLILLFMQPNDEDPLNLDAAAVLRDNPRFFASNVRRAMAGGYVGEVHFPRCI, encoded by the exons ATGATAAAGCTTTTTAAACTTAAGGACCAAAAGCGGCAGGATGCAGCAAATTCCAGTGGAAATGCTCCTGCCAAGAAGCAAAGTGCTGGAGAATTGCGTCTTCACAAAG ATATTAGTGAACTCAATCTGCCTAAAAGCACTATCATATCATTTCCAAATGGCGAGGATGATCTGATGAACTTTGAGATCAGCATCAGACCTGATGAAGGATACTATCA GGGGGGTAGATTTGTTTTCACCTTCCAAGTATCTCCTTCTTATCCTCATGAGCCACCAAAGGTTAAGTGCAAGACAAAG GTTTACCATCCTAATATTGACTTGGAGGGAAATGTCTGCCTGAACATTCTGCGTGAAGATTGGAAGCCTGTGCTTAACATTAATACTGTTATCTATGGCTTGATTCTTCTTTTCATG CAACCAAATGACGAGGACCCATTAAACCTTGATGCAGCTGCAGTTCTACGTGACAACCCCAGGTTTTTTGCGTCAAATGTACGAAGGGCAATGGCTGGAGGGTATGTGGGTGAAGTCCACTTCCCCAGGTGCATATGA